A stretch of Campylobacter volucris DNA encodes these proteins:
- a CDS encoding Dps family protein, producing the protein MSVSKQLLQLQADAHSLWIKFHNYHWNVKGLQFFSIHEYTEKAYEEMAELFDSCAERVLQLGEKAIVCPDKLLSEAKTPKIQKDCFTPVEVLELIREDYKYLLGEFKKLNEVAEKASDTTTAAFAQENIAKYEKTLWMLNSTIQNTCSM; encoded by the coding sequence ATGTCAGTTAGCAAACAATTATTACAATTACAAGCAGATGCTCATAGTTTATGGATTAAATTTCATAATTATCATTGGAATGTAAAAGGACTTCAATTTTTTTCAATCCATGAATACACTGAAAAAGCTTACGAAGAAATGGCTGAATTATTTGATAGTTGTGCAGAAAGGGTTTTACAACTTGGAGAAAAAGCTATAGTGTGTCCAGATAAGTTATTAAGTGAAGCTAAAACACCAAAAATTCAAAAAGATTGCTTTACTCCAGTAGAAGTATTAGAACTTATAAGAGAAGATTATAAATATCTTTTGGGTGAATTTAAAAAATTAAACGAAGTGGCTGAAAAAGCTAGCGATACTACTACAGCAGCTTTTGCTCAAGAAAATATCGCAAAATATGAAAAAACACTTTGGATGTTAAATTCAACCATTCAAAACACTTGCTCTATGTAA
- a CDS encoding 2,3,4,5-tetrahydropyridine-2-carboxylate N-succinyltransferase: MIESKEEFLDLVKQIEQRLNYKKPKAFGIARLDLSQVDSSKKLQASFAFVNYEQNYAAAAIMLEAFFRRGVEVDFNDSEFVATLIKEDLDFALECFAPFLEEQGHKNIDVIKAVKENFKENEFVFVAMFEDQAPKTLENVYLKLYLLSGKKVPLRSLNLTGAFGLLPNVAWSDNNPIDLDFLRENEIILKMSKKYPKIDYVDKFPRFLAHIIPEDNTRILESSKVRMGAALAAGTTIMPGAAYVNFNAGTTGACMVEGRISSSAVVGEGSDVGGGASILGVLSGTSGNAISIGKTCLLGANSVTGIPLGDNCIVDAGIAVLEGTKFALKNKEELQKINPEFKFDKDIYKGLELAGLNGLHFRQDSISGAMIVAFNKKAVKLNEDLH, from the coding sequence ATGATTGAAAGTAAGGAAGAATTTTTAGATTTAGTAAAACAAATTGAACAAAGACTTAATTATAAAAAACCAAAAGCTTTTGGTATAGCAAGACTTGATTTAAGTCAGGTAGATTCTAGCAAAAAACTTCAAGCTTCTTTTGCTTTTGTAAATTATGAGCAAAATTATGCAGCAGCAGCCATTATGTTAGAAGCTTTTTTTAGAAGAGGCGTAGAAGTTGATTTTAATGATAGTGAATTTGTAGCTACGCTAATAAAAGAAGATTTGGATTTTGCATTAGAATGCTTTGCACCATTTTTAGAAGAACAAGGTCATAAAAATATCGATGTAATCAAAGCTGTAAAAGAAAATTTTAAAGAAAATGAATTTGTATTTGTAGCTATGTTTGAAGATCAAGCGCCAAAAACTTTAGAAAATGTGTATTTAAAGCTTTATTTACTCTCAGGCAAAAAAGTACCTTTGAGAAGTTTAAATTTAACAGGAGCTTTTGGGCTTTTACCAAATGTTGCTTGGAGTGATAATAATCCAATCGATTTGGATTTTTTAAGAGAAAATGAAATTATTTTAAAAATGAGTAAAAAATATCCTAAAATTGATTATGTAGATAAATTTCCAAGATTTTTAGCTCATATTATACCTGAGGATAATACTAGAATTTTAGAAAGTTCAAAAGTAAGAATGGGTGCAGCATTAGCTGCTGGAACTACTATAATGCCTGGAGCTGCTTATGTGAATTTTAATGCAGGAACAACTGGAGCTTGTATGGTAGAAGGGCGTATTAGTTCTTCAGCTGTTGTAGGTGAGGGTAGTGATGTAGGAGGTGGTGCTTCTATACTTGGAGTTTTAAGTGGTACAAGTGGAAACGCTATTAGTATAGGTAAAACTTGTCTTTTAGGTGCAAATTCAGTTACTGGAATTCCTTTAGGAGATAATTGTATAGTAGATGCTGGTATAGCCGTTTTAGAAGGAACGAAGTTTGCATTGAAAAATAAAGAAGAATTACAAAAAATTAATCCTGAATTTAAATTTGATAAAGACATATATAAAGGTTTAGAACTAGCTGGTTTAAATGGACTTCATTTTAGACAAGATTCTATTAGTGGAGCAATGATAGTAGCTTTTAATAAAAAGGCTGTAAAACTTAATGAAGATTTGCATTAA
- a CDS encoding bacteriohemerythrin, with the protein MIKWSNEYSVDNETIDKQHKNLFEIAQKAYFMVDRHVSVSDIKLVLIELFEYIKIHFKYEEEYMEAIGYPDLTQHKKIHKEITSSLIDLVKNIKTINDLKEKLNIIIEKWLVEHILTEDMKYHRYEEQNRSYQLEIDNTSKKDSNQHIIYVCDCKNHKIPYDVHLTICNGKKYICKICKKELVEL; encoded by the coding sequence ATGATAAAGTGGTCAAACGAATATAGTGTTGATAATGAAACTATAGATAAGCAACATAAGAATTTATTTGAGATTGCACAAAAAGCTTATTTTATGGTAGATCGCCATGTAAGTGTATCTGATATAAAACTTGTTTTAATTGAGCTTTTTGAGTATATAAAAATTCATTTTAAATATGAAGAAGAATATATGGAAGCAATAGGCTATCCAGATTTAACTCAGCATAAAAAAATTCATAAAGAAATCACTTCTTCTTTGATTGATTTGGTTAAAAATATAAAAACAATTAATGATTTAAAAGAAAAATTAAATATTATTATTGAAAAATGGCTTGTAGAGCATATTTTGACAGAAGATATGAAATATCATCGATACGAAGAACAAAATCGAAGTTATCAGCTAGAAATAGACAATACAAGTAAAAAAGATTCTAATCAGCATATTATTTATGTTTGTGATTGTAAAAATCATAAAATTCCTTATGATGTGCATTTAACAATATGTAATGGAAAAAAATATATTTGCAAAATATGTAAAAAAGAATTGGTAGAGTTATAG
- a CDS encoding Mbeg1-like protein — MLEHINEKHPQSKMGFRASFIYDKKRKNYILAFAGSDLNPLCFDVKDFYSDFLILLNKKPKGQIQSMHHFYNNLKQKYTIDENLIIIGHSLGGYLAQIFARTFPKAIQEVYAFQTPGLKQNFQTHSYINFHINTTHNLNFNTYKWWNFNFVQKLYEKDSEEILLHIGSIKHHPSVCIYKLDEFFKILNP, encoded by the coding sequence ATACTTGAGCATATCAATGAAAAACATCCACAATCTAAAATGGGCTTTAGAGCTAGTTTTATTTATGATAAAAAAAGAAAAAACTACATTTTAGCTTTTGCAGGAAGTGATTTAAATCCTTTATGTTTTGATGTTAAAGATTTTTATAGTGATTTTTTAATTTTGCTTAACAAAAAACCTAAAGGTCAAATTCAATCTATGCATCATTTTTACAATAACTTAAAACAAAAATACACTATTGATGAAAATCTCATAATCATAGGACATTCTTTAGGCGGATATTTAGCTCAAATTTTTGCAAGAACTTTTCCTAAAGCAATACAAGAAGTCTATGCCTTTCAAACACCTGGTTTAAAACAAAATTTTCAAACTCATTCTTATATAAATTTTCATATAAACACTACTCATAATTTAAATTTTAACACTTACAAGTGGTGGAATTTTAATTTTGTACAAAAACTTTATGAAAAAGATAGTGAAGAAATTTTATTGCATATAGGAAGTATCAAACATCATCCTAGCGTTTGCATTTACAAACTAGATGAATTTTTTAAAATTCTTAACCCATAA
- a CDS encoding ABC-F family ATP-binding cassette domain-containing protein — MVEVKNLTMRFANQLLFEDVNLKLNRGERYGLIGANGAGKSTFLKILSGQIESSSGEICIDPNLKIAVLGQDQFAFENYTIKDAVMCANKRLYDALKEKEKLYMSEEFTDEINDRLSELEIITAEEDPNYDCELRCEKILSSLNIKDFNALMSTLQSADKFKVLLAQVLFLGADILFLDEPTNNLDLEAISWLENELLRHEGTLVVISHDRHFLNKVCTRILDVDFKQIRDFAGNYDDWYMASTLLAKQAELKRDKTLKEREELENFIRRFSANASKAKQATSRAKALEKLELEEIKTSSRRDPSIVFRTNREIGNEVLELKGISKTYDKVLFENLNLKLEKGDKIALIGANGVGKSTLAKIIASKLEPDNGHIHLGATIEMGYFAQDTTNLINEDLKLYEWLMSEKFKDLDEIRKCLGRMLFSGSDQEKKALSLSGGEKHRLMLSKLMLERGNFLLLDEPNNHLDLESIIALGEALYNFKGCVICISHDRELISAFANRIWLLEDGKLTDFKGSYDEFLGGLE, encoded by the coding sequence ATGGTAGAAGTTAAAAATCTTACGATGCGTTTTGCAAATCAACTTTTATTTGAAGATGTAAATTTAAAATTAAATCGTGGTGAAAGATATGGACTTATAGGAGCAAACGGCGCAGGAAAATCAACCTTTTTAAAAATTCTCTCAGGCCAAATAGAATCAAGTAGTGGAGAAATTTGTATAGATCCAAATTTAAAAATCGCTGTTTTAGGTCAAGATCAATTTGCCTTTGAAAATTACACTATAAAAGATGCGGTAATGTGTGCAAATAAAAGATTATACGATGCACTAAAAGAAAAAGAAAAACTTTATATGAGCGAAGAATTTACCGATGAAATCAATGATAGATTAAGCGAACTTGAAATTATCACAGCAGAAGAGGATCCAAACTATGATTGTGAGCTTAGATGTGAAAAAATTTTAAGCTCTTTAAATATCAAAGATTTTAACGCCTTAATGAGTACCTTGCAAAGTGCTGACAAATTTAAGGTATTACTAGCTCAAGTTTTATTTTTAGGTGCGGATATTTTATTTTTAGATGAGCCTACAAATAACCTTGATTTAGAAGCAATTTCTTGGCTTGAAAATGAACTTTTAAGACATGAAGGAACCTTAGTAGTAATCAGCCACGATAGGCATTTTTTAAATAAAGTTTGCACAAGAATTTTAGATGTTGATTTTAAACAAATACGCGATTTTGCAGGAAATTATGATGATTGGTATATGGCCTCAACCTTGCTTGCTAAACAAGCTGAACTCAAACGCGATAAAACTCTAAAAGAAAGAGAAGAGCTAGAAAATTTCATACGCCGTTTTAGTGCAAACGCATCAAAGGCTAAACAAGCTACAAGCAGGGCCAAAGCTTTAGAAAAACTTGAACTAGAAGAAATTAAAACCTCAAGTAGGCGTGATCCTAGCATAGTTTTTAGAACCAACAGGGAGATAGGAAATGAAGTTTTAGAATTAAAAGGTATCAGTAAAACTTATGATAAAGTTTTGTTTGAAAATTTAAATTTAAAACTTGAAAAAGGAGATAAAATAGCATTAATCGGAGCAAATGGTGTAGGCAAAAGCACTTTAGCTAAAATCATTGCTTCAAAATTAGAACCTGATAATGGTCATATACATCTAGGTGCTACCATAGAAATGGGATATTTTGCCCAAGATACTACTAATTTAATCAATGAAGATTTAAAGCTTTATGAGTGGCTAATGAGTGAAAAATTTAAAGATTTAGATGAAATTCGTAAATGTCTTGGAAGAATGCTTTTTAGCGGAAGTGATCAAGAAAAAAAAGCTTTGAGTTTAAGTGGGGGTGAAAAACACCGCTTAATGCTTTCAAAACTTATGCTAGAGCGTGGGAATTTCTTGCTTTTAGATGAACCAAATAACCATTTGGATTTAGAAAGCATTATAGCACTAGGTGAAGCTTTGTATAATTTTAAAGGTTGTGTAATTTGCATAAGTCACGATAGAGAATTAATCAGTGCCTTTGCAAATAGAATTTGGCTTTTAGAAGATGGAAAATTGACAGATTTTAAAGGAAGTTATGATGAATTTTTAGGAGGTTTAGAATGA
- a CDS encoding phosphomannomutase/phosphoglucomutase, with product MLDLIFREYDIRGLFPSELNEKSVKAIGYVLGLVMKEKNCKKVSIGYDARYSANELFNYLVSGLNKANLQIFDIGLAPTPVGYFSLFFDEIFDANIMITGSHNPKEYNGFKITIQKQSFFGENLKALSKKVQEYLNLTIEDNFTCEKYDVKNLYIDFLAKQFDHLKNYKEKIIIDCANGATGVIIKPLVEKLGLNAQILFENPDGNFPNHAPDPTEIENLHALQNALKEDENAKMGFAFDGDGDRLVVASKDYVFKGDELCYLFAKNIDNPRVLGEVKCSKNLFDEVAKFGFIMMGKTGHSNIKAMMKEYNIDLAAELSGHIFFKDRYFGYDDGIYAFLRTLELLAKNYDFQTMLNQLPKLYSSEEIKLKVSEENKFKIIEKFKEKVKANAFENVLECNEIDGIRIIFKDGWVLLRASNTSPYLIMRSEATTLEFKDFLETKAKELFYEILNLE from the coding sequence ATGTTAGATTTAATTTTTAGAGAATACGACATCAGAGGGCTTTTTCCAAGTGAATTAAATGAAAAAAGTGTTAAGGCTATAGGCTATGTTTTAGGTTTAGTTATGAAAGAGAAAAATTGCAAAAAAGTTAGCATAGGATATGATGCAAGATATAGTGCCAATGAACTTTTTAATTATTTAGTAAGTGGATTAAACAAGGCCAATTTGCAAATTTTTGACATAGGTTTGGCGCCAACTCCTGTTGGGTATTTTAGTTTGTTTTTTGATGAGATTTTTGATGCAAATATTATGATAACAGGTTCTCATAATCCTAAAGAATATAATGGTTTTAAAATTACCATACAAAAACAAAGTTTTTTTGGAGAGAATTTAAAAGCTCTTTCTAAGAAAGTGCAAGAATATTTAAATTTAACAATAGAAGATAATTTTACATGCGAAAAATATGATGTAAAAAATTTGTATATAGATTTTTTGGCTAAGCAATTTGATCATTTGAAAAACTATAAAGAAAAAATCATCATAGATTGTGCTAATGGAGCTACTGGTGTGATTATAAAGCCTTTAGTAGAAAAATTAGGTTTAAATGCGCAAATTTTGTTTGAAAATCCAGATGGAAATTTCCCAAATCACGCTCCTGATCCAACAGAAATTGAAAATTTACACGCACTACAAAATGCTTTAAAAGAAGATGAAAATGCCAAGATGGGCTTTGCTTTTGATGGAGATGGAGATCGTTTGGTAGTAGCTAGTAAAGATTATGTGTTTAAAGGAGATGAACTTTGTTATTTATTTGCTAAAAATATTGACAATCCTAGGGTTTTGGGCGAGGTTAAATGCTCTAAAAATCTTTTTGATGAGGTAGCTAAATTTGGTTTTATTATGATGGGTAAAACAGGACATTCTAACATCAAAGCAATGATGAAAGAGTATAATATTGACCTAGCAGCAGAACTTAGTGGGCATATTTTCTTTAAAGATAGATATTTTGGTTATGATGATGGAATTTATGCATTTTTAAGAACCTTAGAACTTTTAGCTAAAAATTATGATTTCCAAACAATGCTTAATCAATTACCAAAATTATATTCTAGTGAAGAAATAAAACTAAAAGTAAGTGAAGAAAACAAATTTAAAATCATAGAAAAATTTAAAGAAAAAGTAAAAGCCAATGCCTTTGAAAATGTGCTTGAGTGCAATGAAATTGATGGAATAAGAATTATTTTTAAAGATGGATGGGTGCTTTTGCGTGCTTCAAATACAAGTCCATATCTTATCATGCGAAGTGAAGCTACGACTTTAGAATTTAAAGATTTTTTAGAAACAAAGGCAAAAGAATTATTTTATGAAATTTTGAATTTAGAATAA
- a CDS encoding IMPACT family protein, which translates to MKTIDQIYHAQVDIKKSNFLAFLCPFENFKILLKELKNDHPKAVHFVYAYRYLNEFNQIVEDKSDDGEPKGSSAMPCLNVLRGALLINCAIIVVRYFGGIKLGVGGLVRAYSEATNLAILNAQLIEFELKKVTNIKIPFALYARFEHFLNKNNIVFEKEFTYQVALKIWLNEKEEKEFKIFIKEYEFKDVF; encoded by the coding sequence ATGAAAACAATTGATCAAATTTATCATGCTCAAGTTGATATTAAAAAATCAAATTTTTTAGCTTTTTTGTGTCCGTTTGAAAATTTTAAGATTTTATTAAAAGAATTAAAAAATGATCATCCAAAGGCAGTGCATTTTGTATATGCATATAGATATTTAAATGAATTTAATCAAATAGTTGAAGATAAAAGTGATGATGGTGAACCAAAAGGAAGTTCTGCCATGCCTTGTTTGAATGTTTTAAGGGGAGCTTTGTTGATAAATTGTGCCATTATAGTGGTGAGATATTTTGGCGGGATTAAACTTGGTGTTGGAGGATTAGTAAGAGCTTATAGCGAAGCTACAAATTTAGCTATTTTAAATGCACAACTTATAGAATTTGAATTAAAAAAAGTTACCAATATAAAAATACCTTTTGCATTATATGCTAGATTTGAGCATTTTTTAAATAAAAATAATATTGTTTTTGAAAAAGAATTTACTTATCAAGTTGCGTTAAAAATTTGGCTTAATGAAAAAGAGGAAAAAGAATTTAAAATTTTCATAAAAGAGTATGAATTTAAAGATGTTTTCTAA
- a CDS encoding diguanylate cyclase, which translates to MDFSYLLLKTLPSVTLVLNILALFLAYFFKQNKIFFLLLLILCARALSLVASEYQAHLFISIFLPFSFVLFVFLQDSKLVFEKINLVKIAYIAFMILLAFLLSTNTNFNANIASEIFNFPSYFFKPISELSFCVFWVGFLFLLFSYLKNNDFHFLLAYMGLSVQFLFYNNIDLGYYEFASLVFIVFLAYKAYKIAFFDTLTNLPNLKALRRYSQGLENFHLAVIELKNLNEIYHQNGIFAQEYILHSFAKILKKALHARIFKDDKDYFIIVFENENVAFIQSKLQMLENFVQKYDFEFKEQRVKLEIKLCLSNENDNIENSIKQAKLELKKQK; encoded by the coding sequence TTGGATTTTTCTTATTTGCTATTAAAAACTCTTCCAAGTGTTACTTTAGTATTAAATATTTTAGCTTTATTTTTAGCTTATTTTTTCAAGCAAAATAAAATTTTTTTCTTGCTTTTGTTGATTTTATGTGCTAGGGCTTTATCTTTGGTAGCTAGTGAATACCAAGCACATTTGTTTATTTCTATATTTTTACCATTTTCTTTTGTGCTTTTTGTCTTTTTACAAGATAGCAAACTTGTATTTGAAAAGATAAATTTGGTTAAAATTGCTTATATAGCTTTTATGATTTTGCTTGCTTTTTTACTTAGTACAAATACAAATTTTAACGCAAATATAGCAAGTGAAATTTTCAATTTTCCTTCGTATTTTTTTAAACCTATTAGCGAGCTTAGTTTTTGCGTTTTTTGGGTAGGATTTTTGTTTTTATTGTTTTCTTATTTGAAAAACAATGATTTTCATTTTTTACTAGCTTATATGGGCTTAAGTGTGCAGTTTTTGTTTTATAATAATATTGATTTAGGATATTATGAATTTGCTTCTTTGGTTTTTATAGTATTTTTAGCTTACAAAGCCTATAAAATAGCTTTTTTTGACACTCTTACAAATTTACCTAATTTAAAAGCGTTAAGAAGATATTCTCAAGGACTTGAAAATTTTCATTTAGCAGTGATTGAACTTAAAAATCTTAATGAAATTTATCATCAAAATGGCATTTTTGCGCAAGAATATATTTTGCATTCTTTTGCAAAAATTTTAAAAAAAGCACTACATGCTAGAATTTTTAAAGATGATAAGGATTATTTTATCATCGTGTTTGAAAATGAAAATGTAGCTTTTATACAAAGTAAATTACAAATGCTTGAAAATTTTGTGCAAAAATATGATTTTGAATTCAAAGAACAACGCGTTAAATTAGAAATCAAACTTTGTTTATCCAATGAAAATGATAATATAGAAAATTCTATCAAACAAGCCAAATTAGAATTAAAAAAACAAAAATAA
- a CDS encoding Mrp/NBP35 family ATP-binding protein — MREKIEERLKQVIYPGFKKDIVSFNFVKQIEVNNQKAHIVVEIVSANAQVAQELRLNIANVLKDLNLELELEIIQPKIPEEKSNSRSGKNITPQIKNFIMISSGKGGVGKSTTTLNLAISLAKMGKRVGLLDADIYGPNIPRMLGENKSKPEIVGQKIRPILSHGVYMMSMGVLIEEGKGLMWRGAMIMKAIEQLLADVLWPELDVLLLDMPPGTGDAQITLAQSVPVSAGVCVSTPQVVSLDDSKRALDMFEKLHIPIAGIIENMSGFLCPDNNKEYDIFGKGTTEEMAKAYKCEVLAQIPIEMSVREGGDNGKPVSFYLPESLSSKRYLQAAEKIWEFIERVNQEGKVDNAAIQPIMNGKSACSQ, encoded by the coding sequence GTGAGAGAAAAAATAGAAGAAAGATTAAAACAAGTCATATATCCAGGTTTTAAAAAAGATATTGTAAGTTTTAATTTTGTAAAGCAAATTGAAGTTAATAACCAAAAAGCACATATTGTAGTTGAAATTGTCTCAGCTAATGCTCAAGTTGCACAAGAATTAAGACTTAATATTGCTAATGTTTTAAAGGATTTAAATTTAGAACTTGAACTAGAAATCATCCAACCAAAAATTCCAGAAGAAAAAAGCAATTCAAGAAGTGGTAAAAATATTACTCCACAGATTAAAAATTTTATTATGATTTCTAGCGGTAAAGGCGGAGTTGGTAAAAGCACTACTACTTTAAATTTAGCAATTTCTTTAGCTAAAATGGGCAAAAGAGTTGGACTTTTAGATGCTGATATTTATGGACCAAATATACCAAGAATGCTAGGAGAAAATAAAAGTAAGCCCGAAATTGTAGGACAAAAAATTCGTCCTATTTTATCGCATGGGGTTTATATGATGAGTATGGGTGTATTGATAGAAGAAGGAAAGGGCTTGATGTGGCGTGGAGCTATGATAATGAAAGCTATTGAGCAGTTATTAGCTGATGTGTTGTGGCCTGAGCTTGATGTTTTATTACTTGATATGCCTCCAGGAACAGGTGATGCGCAAATTACTTTAGCTCAAAGTGTGCCAGTTAGTGCAGGTGTATGTGTAAGCACTCCACAAGTGGTATCTTTAGATGATAGCAAAAGAGCACTTGATATGTTTGAAAAATTACATATCCCAATAGCAGGAATTATAGAAAATATGAGTGGATTTTTATGCCCTGATAATAATAAAGAATATGATATTTTTGGTAAAGGCACCACTGAAGAAATGGCAAAAGCATATAAATGTGAAGTTTTAGCTCAAATTCCTATAGAAATGAGTGTTAGAGAAGGTGGAGATAATGGAAAACCTGTGAGTTTTTATTTGCCTGAAAGTCTTAGTTCAAAAAGATATTTACAAGCTGCTGAAAAAATTTGGGAATTTATAGAAAGGGTTAATCAAGAAGGTAAGGTTGATAACGCAGCTATACAACCTATAATGAATGGCAAGAGTGCTTGCTCACAATAA
- the galU gene encoding UTP--glucose-1-phosphate uridylyltransferase GalU has protein sequence MLQTCIFPAAGYGTRFLPATKTLPKELLPILTKPLIHYGVDEALEAGMETMGFVTGRGKRALEDYFDISYELEHQIAGTKKEYLLSEIRTLINRCTFTFTRQNEMKGLGDAVLKAKPLVQDEAFGVILADDLCVNEDGVNVMAQMVKIYEKYRCSVVAVMEVEHDQVQNYGVIAGNSVEDDLIMVNSMIEKPDPKDAPSNLAIIGRYILTPDIFGILENTKAGKNGEIQLTDALLAQATNNMVLAYKFKGKRFDCGSVEGFVEATNYFYKKNQC, from the coding sequence ATGCTTCAAACTTGTATTTTCCCTGCTGCTGGCTATGGAACTAGATTTTTACCTGCTACTAAAACTTTGCCCAAAGAATTATTGCCGATTTTAACTAAACCTTTAATTCACTATGGAGTTGATGAGGCTTTAGAAGCTGGTATGGAAACAATGGGCTTTGTAACGGGTAGGGGCAAAAGAGCTTTAGAAGATTATTTTGATATATCTTACGAACTTGAACATCAAATCGCAGGTACTAAAAAAGAATATCTTTTAAGCGAAATTAGAACACTAATTAATCGTTGCACTTTTACTTTTACAAGACAAAATGAAATGAAAGGCTTAGGTGATGCTGTATTAAAAGCAAAACCTTTAGTGCAAGATGAAGCTTTTGGGGTGATTTTAGCTGATGATTTATGCGTAAATGAAGATGGTGTTAATGTAATGGCTCAAATGGTAAAAATTTATGAAAAATATCGCTGTTCAGTTGTTGCTGTTATGGAAGTAGAGCATGATCAAGTGCAAAATTATGGAGTAATTGCGGGAAATAGCGTTGAAGATGATTTAATCATGGTAAATTCTATGATAGAAAAACCAGATCCTAAAGATGCACCAAGTAACTTAGCTATCATAGGAAGATATATTTTAACACCTGATATTTTTGGCATATTAGAAAATACAAAAGCGGGTAAAAATGGAGAAATTCAACTTACTGATGCATTATTAGCACAAGCTACAAACAATATGGTCTTAGCGTATAAATTTAAAGGAAAAAGATTTGATTGTGGTAGCGTGGAGGGCTTTGTAGAAGCAACGAATTATTTTTATAAGAAAAATCAATGTTAA
- a CDS encoding glucose-6-phosphate isomerase, producing MLNNTLFFKTQDLQNISAYANRMNDELKSGDIGYYHLVNTSFELISQSKEFIKNKTHIKSIVLVGMGGSSCGVKALKELLFDHEEEKELFIIDNTSSHTFTNIMKKLDIKKTLFIIASKSGTTIEVISLFKLIIAYFNLEHKNLSENFVFITDLNSKLHKLGDELNIKCFFIPQNVGGRFSVLSAIGIVPLTFCNYDTKALLEGARACFVDFFEKKETHILQKAYHYCTHKNAHINVLFSYGDAFKAFNEWYVQLIAESLGKKQGFKRIGLTPIALIGARDQHSFLQLIMDGPKDKTITFLKIKDSKKSPNIPNISLNHLQSCDFTNDINLHDLLNAQCDATAQALISENLSVDIIELEKLDAWHCGYLMYYYELFTSACGIMLGINTYDQPGVEVGKLILKNMLSK from the coding sequence ATGTTAAATAATACTTTATTTTTTAAAACTCAAGATTTACAAAACATTAGCGCTTATGCAAATAGAATGAATGATGAGCTAAAAAGTGGGGATATAGGATATTATCATCTTGTAAATACTAGTTTTGAATTAATTTCACAAAGTAAAGAATTTATTAAAAATAAAACGCATATTAAAAGTATTGTTTTAGTTGGTATGGGCGGATCAAGTTGCGGGGTAAAAGCTTTAAAAGAACTTTTATTTGATCATGAGGAAGAAAAAGAGCTTTTCATCATTGACAATACTTCTTCTCATACTTTTACCAATATCATGAAAAAACTTGATATCAAAAAAACTTTATTTATCATCGCGAGTAAATCAGGGACTACCATAGAAGTTATTTCTTTATTTAAACTTATCATAGCTTATTTTAATTTAGAGCATAAAAATTTAAGTGAAAATTTTGTTTTCATTACAGACTTAAATTCAAAACTCCATAAACTTGGCGATGAGTTAAATATAAAATGTTTTTTTATTCCTCAAAATGTTGGTGGTAGATTTAGTGTTTTATCAGCTATTGGTATAGTTCCTTTAACTTTTTGTAATTATGATACAAAAGCACTATTAGAAGGAGCAAGAGCTTGTTTTGTTGATTTTTTTGAAAAAAAAGAAACTCATATTTTGCAAAAAGCATATCATTATTGTACTCATAAAAATGCTCATATTAATGTATTGTTTTCTTATGGAGATGCTTTTAAAGCTTTTAATGAATGGTATGTACAATTAATTGCTGAAAGTTTAGGCAAAAAACAAGGCTTTAAACGCATAGGATTAACTCCTATTGCTCTTATTGGCGCTAGAGATCAGCATAGTTTTTTACAGCTTATTATGGATGGACCTAAAGATAAAACAATTACCTTTTTAAAAATAAAAGATAGTAAAAAATCACCTAACATTCCAAATATAAGTTTAAATCACCTACAAAGTTGTGATTTTACCAACGATATCAATTTACACGATCTTTTAAATGCGCAATGTGATGCTACAGCTCAAGCTTTAATCTCTGAAAATTTAAGCGTAGATATAATTGAATTAGAAAAATTAGATGCTTGGCATTGTGGATATTTGATGTATTATTATGAACTTTTTACCTCAGCTTGTGGAATAATGCTTGGAATCAATACCTATGATCAACCCGGAGTTGAAGTGGGAAAACTTATACTAAAAAATATGCTTAGCAAATAA